From Synoicihabitans lomoniglobus, the proteins below share one genomic window:
- a CDS encoding glycosyltransferase family 4 protein: MRITLVTETFLPEVNGVAMTLGRLVGGLRERGFDVEVIRPRQVQETAQTKAPAGEFVVPGAPIPFYRSLRMGLPATRKLKRRWQQQRPDIVHIATEGPLGVSALRAARALKLPVTSSYHTNFHQYGSHYGMSILKSIALAWMRWFHNASFCTMVPTRQMQAELEGDGFERLRVLSRGVDTDLFSPARRDEKLRESWGAGPDDPVVIHVGRMAAEKNIGLAVEAFEALRASVPDARLVLVGDGPAKAPLSAKHPEYHYAGMRRGEDLAAHYASADVFLFPSVTETFGNVVTEGLASGLVVMGYDYAAAREHVRDGTNGYLVPMNDEAAFKRRATAIMVERANWPAVRAAARDTAQGLTWTVIVQLFADTLAEAIEASRTRAD; the protein is encoded by the coding sequence GTGCGTATCACTCTGGTGACCGAAACCTTTTTGCCCGAGGTGAACGGCGTGGCGATGACCCTGGGTCGCTTGGTCGGCGGATTGCGTGAACGCGGTTTCGACGTGGAAGTGATCCGACCGCGTCAGGTGCAGGAGACGGCGCAGACGAAGGCTCCGGCGGGGGAGTTTGTGGTGCCCGGAGCGCCCATTCCTTTTTACCGCAGTCTGCGTATGGGACTGCCCGCCACGCGGAAACTGAAACGCCGCTGGCAACAGCAACGGCCCGATATCGTGCATATCGCCACGGAAGGACCGCTGGGAGTGTCGGCGCTGCGCGCGGCCCGCGCTCTTAAATTACCGGTGACCTCGAGTTACCATACCAACTTCCACCAGTATGGCTCCCACTACGGGATGAGTATTTTGAAGTCCATCGCGCTGGCGTGGATGCGATGGTTTCACAATGCGAGTTTTTGCACCATGGTGCCGACCCGCCAAATGCAGGCGGAATTGGAGGGCGATGGATTTGAGCGACTGCGGGTGCTTTCGCGCGGCGTGGATACGGACCTTTTTAGTCCGGCGCGCCGCGACGAAAAATTGCGGGAGTCCTGGGGCGCGGGTCCGGATGATCCGGTGGTGATTCATGTCGGTCGCATGGCCGCGGAGAAAAACATCGGATTGGCGGTCGAGGCGTTTGAAGCGCTGCGTGCCAGCGTGCCCGATGCGCGTTTGGTATTGGTCGGCGATGGCCCGGCCAAGGCGCCGTTGAGCGCGAAGCATCCGGAATATCACTACGCCGGCATGCGGCGCGGCGAGGATCTGGCGGCACACTATGCCTCGGCGGATGTGTTCCTGTTCCCGAGTGTGACCGAGACGTTTGGCAACGTGGTCACGGAAGGACTGGCCAGTGGGTTGGTGGTGATGGGCTACGATTATGCGGCAGCCCGCGAACACGTGCGCGATGGCACCAACGGTTATCTGGTGCCGATGAACGACGAGGCTGCGTTTAAGCGTCGCGCGACCGCAATCATGGTCGAGCGGGCGAATTGGCCGGCGGTGCGAGCGGCGGCGCGCGACACGGCGCAGGGACTGACCTGGACCGTGATCGTGCAGCTCTTTGCCGACACTTTGGCCGAAGCGATTGAGGCGAGCCGGACGCGCGCTGATTAA
- a CDS encoding threonine aldolase family protein → MTQPFDSHKFASDNTSGICPEAWASLAEANRGDLPSYGTDDWTKRACDRIRDIFEKPEAEIFFVFNGTAANSLALASLCQSFHSVVCHEVAHVETDECGAPEFFSNGTKILTATGTNGKLTPASVEQVIRKRTDIHYPKARVLSLTQSTECGTVYSTAEIKALSAVAREHGLLVHMDGARFANAAAVLQDRDGSSPADFTWRAGVDVLCFGGTKNGMNTSEAVVFFRPELAHEFDYRCKQAGQLASKMRYLSSQWVGMLSNDNWLRHARHANTMAYQLGETLRTRFGLTYAVEPEVNAVFAPLPDDIAAAMQARGWHFYNFIGAQGYRLMCSWDTQQEDLDRFVADLAEEYTSRA, encoded by the coding sequence ATGACTCAGCCTTTCGACTCCCACAAATTTGCCAGCGACAATACTTCCGGCATCTGTCCGGAGGCTTGGGCCTCTCTGGCCGAAGCCAATCGCGGCGACCTGCCCTCCTACGGCACCGACGATTGGACCAAGCGGGCCTGTGACCGCATTCGCGACATTTTCGAAAAACCCGAGGCCGAGATTTTCTTCGTCTTCAATGGCACGGCCGCCAACTCCCTCGCCCTCGCCTCCTTGTGCCAGAGTTTCCACAGCGTGGTGTGCCACGAGGTCGCCCACGTCGAAACCGACGAATGCGGCGCGCCGGAGTTTTTCTCCAACGGGACCAAAATCCTTACCGCCACCGGGACCAACGGCAAACTCACTCCCGCCTCCGTCGAGCAGGTGATCCGCAAGCGCACCGACATTCACTACCCGAAGGCTCGCGTGCTTTCGCTCACGCAATCGACCGAATGTGGCACCGTCTATTCGACGGCGGAGATCAAAGCGCTCAGCGCCGTCGCCCGCGAACACGGCCTGCTGGTGCACATGGACGGCGCCCGCTTCGCCAATGCCGCCGCCGTGCTGCAGGATCGCGACGGCAGCTCCCCGGCAGATTTCACCTGGCGCGCCGGGGTCGACGTGCTGTGTTTCGGTGGCACCAAAAACGGCATGAACACCTCGGAAGCCGTGGTCTTTTTCCGCCCGGAACTGGCCCACGAATTCGACTACCGGTGCAAACAAGCCGGCCAGCTTGCCTCCAAAATGCGCTATCTCAGCAGCCAATGGGTCGGCATGCTCTCGAACGACAACTGGCTCCGTCACGCCCGCCACGCCAACACCATGGCCTACCAACTCGGTGAAACGTTGCGCACTCGCTTCGGCCTCACTTACGCCGTCGAGCCCGAGGTCAACGCCGTGTTCGCCCCTTTGCCCGACGACATCGCCGCCGCCATGCAGGCGCGGGGCTGGCATTTCTATAATTTCATCGGCGCGCAGGGCTACCGCCTCATGTGTTCGTGGGACACCCAACAGGAGGATCTCGATCGCTTCGTCGCGGATTTGGCCGAAGAATATACATCGCGGGCGTGA
- a CDS encoding transglutaminase family protein, which produces MKFRITHTTRYVYGAPVSLSPHLIYLRPREHSRQHLRRFDLRISPDPILTRGQDPLDNELWQARFPELTERMEIESQVEVENTESNPFDFVLKSYAIEFPFEYEPVFKFALGPYLAVPFVDTQHALKQWLDEHFTDRPTGTVDLLTAFTRLFFTHFTYVRRDEIGIQSSITTLQKGSGACRDFAVLFIELCRTLGLAARFVSGYLYAPPGEDERTVGAMHAWVEVYLPGAGWRPIDPTSGVWCDDLFIAVAHAAQAETVNPVQGTYYSKTPVDSQMNVNVVIEPLD; this is translated from the coding sequence TTGAAATTTCGCATCACGCACACCACCCGTTACGTCTACGGTGCCCCGGTTTCGCTTTCGCCCCATCTGATCTATCTGCGCCCGCGCGAACATTCCCGCCAACACCTCCGGCGGTTCGACCTGCGCATCTCGCCCGATCCCATTCTCACGCGCGGCCAGGATCCCCTCGACAACGAGCTGTGGCAGGCCCGCTTTCCCGAGCTCACGGAGCGCATGGAGATCGAAAGCCAGGTCGAGGTGGAAAACACGGAATCCAACCCTTTCGATTTCGTGCTCAAGAGTTACGCGATTGAGTTTCCGTTCGAATATGAGCCGGTCTTCAAATTTGCCCTCGGACCCTACCTCGCCGTGCCTTTCGTAGACACCCAGCACGCCTTGAAACAATGGCTGGACGAACATTTCACCGATCGGCCCACCGGCACGGTTGATTTGCTCACGGCGTTTACCCGGTTGTTCTTCACCCACTTCACTTACGTGCGGCGCGATGAAATCGGTATCCAATCTTCGATCACGACGTTGCAAAAAGGATCCGGCGCCTGCCGGGATTTCGCCGTGTTGTTCATCGAACTGTGCCGCACCCTCGGTCTCGCCGCCCGCTTCGTGAGCGGCTACCTCTACGCTCCGCCCGGCGAGGACGAACGCACCGTCGGCGCCATGCACGCGTGGGTCGAGGTTTACCTGCCCGGGGCCGGTTGGCGGCCCATCGATCCGACCTCCGGAGTCTGGTGTGACGATCTGTTCATCGCCGTGGCCCACGCCGCCCAGGCCGAAACCGTCAATCCCGTTCAAGGCACCTACTACAGCAAGACGCCCGTCGACTCCCAAATGAACGTCAACGTCGTCATCGAACCACTCGACTAG
- a CDS encoding transglutaminase family protein: MSAVSRRSLNSTAAAIASCGQAVEASLQRTDVAITMGGEPTFVPLRPEGAEWGTAALGPTKLDYARRLAHRLIARTYPGAVLLETSGKHFPGEPLPRWTLLLQRRADGKPIWENPARMRSSLEPGSHKLSQARAVIKHLAGSLNLPPACIRPLALGKKPAGYVLPIDHEDETWRSDDWSLDFDGPIPLFEGDSCAGLRLPLGELGKERLRRALTVEIREGCVAIFIPPLLTDAYLELLTKIEAALAARELTEVILAGYAPPSDPAMPTIGFASDPGVLEINLAPCATWADYDRQLHDLYAAAKATGLTARKLQFNGRETGTGGGAHVVFGGPDGLYSPFFAFPHLLPSVIRYFQHHPALSFAFTGLYMGPSSQAPRIDESTYEALYELEIACAGAESMGYPPNLPQFDLLFRDLLMDRSGNTHRAEISVDKLHNPFAPNGRLGLVEFRSFESHPDASTMSLIGLLLRAIMARLVGDPFKTPFVRWSGQLHDRFLLPSFIWEDLQAVVADLNAHAIPFDVEWLRAFWKWRFPKIGSFDLSYQDEDGKPQAASVTFRQALEAWPLLGESPNAGTVSRTVDSSMDRIEVAVSDPALIEKGLLLANGYPCEFLSAGDTTAAGIRFRAFHLYPSLHPHVPVHAPLILEWVDRATFTVIAAARWHVWDADDKSYKKRPTSEKAAAKRFASRWEDWPHTVGETRWIREIDFPPEGKHTLDLRRYPAQSRG, translated from the coding sequence ATGTCCGCCGTTTCTCGACGCTCCCTGAACTCCACCGCCGCCGCCATCGCCTCATGCGGCCAAGCCGTTGAAGCCTCCCTGCAACGCACCGACGTCGCCATCACGATGGGCGGTGAGCCCACGTTTGTGCCGCTTCGTCCCGAAGGTGCGGAATGGGGCACGGCCGCGCTCGGACCGACCAAACTCGACTACGCCCGCCGCCTCGCCCACCGCTTGATCGCTCGCACCTATCCCGGGGCCGTCCTGCTCGAAACCTCCGGCAAACATTTTCCCGGCGAACCGCTGCCGCGTTGGACGCTGCTCCTGCAACGCCGCGCCGACGGAAAACCGATCTGGGAAAATCCGGCGCGCATGCGCTCCAGCCTCGAACCCGGCAGCCACAAACTCAGCCAGGCTCGCGCGGTTATCAAACACCTCGCGGGTTCACTCAACCTGCCGCCCGCGTGCATTCGTCCGCTCGCTCTGGGCAAGAAACCGGCCGGTTATGTGCTCCCCATCGATCACGAGGACGAGACCTGGCGCAGCGACGACTGGAGTCTCGATTTCGACGGTCCGATCCCTTTGTTCGAGGGTGACAGTTGCGCCGGTTTGCGTCTGCCGCTCGGCGAACTCGGCAAGGAGCGGCTGCGTCGCGCCCTCACTGTTGAAATCCGCGAGGGTTGCGTGGCTATTTTCATCCCGCCGTTGCTGACCGACGCCTATTTGGAGTTGCTCACCAAGATCGAGGCCGCCCTCGCCGCCCGGGAGCTGACCGAGGTCATCCTCGCCGGTTACGCGCCCCCTTCCGATCCCGCTATGCCGACGATCGGCTTCGCGTCCGACCCCGGCGTGTTGGAGATCAATCTCGCTCCATGCGCGACGTGGGCCGACTACGATCGCCAGCTGCACGACCTCTATGCAGCGGCCAAGGCCACCGGCCTCACCGCCCGCAAGCTGCAGTTCAACGGTCGCGAGACCGGCACCGGCGGCGGCGCGCACGTCGTCTTCGGTGGACCCGACGGACTGTATTCACCGTTCTTCGCGTTCCCGCATTTGCTGCCTTCGGTGATTCGTTATTTCCAGCATCATCCGGCGCTGAGCTTCGCCTTTACCGGCCTCTATATGGGTCCGAGTTCACAAGCGCCGCGGATCGACGAATCGACCTACGAAGCACTCTACGAACTCGAAATCGCCTGCGCCGGCGCCGAGAGCATGGGCTACCCGCCCAACCTGCCGCAGTTCGATTTGTTGTTCCGCGACCTGTTGATGGACCGCTCCGGCAACACTCACCGCGCCGAGATCAGCGTCGACAAACTCCACAATCCGTTCGCACCGAATGGTCGTCTGGGATTGGTCGAATTTCGCTCCTTCGAATCCCATCCCGACGCCAGCACCATGAGCCTCATCGGCCTGCTGCTCCGCGCTATCATGGCGCGGTTGGTCGGCGATCCTTTCAAAACACCGTTCGTCCGCTGGAGTGGTCAACTGCACGATCGTTTTCTCCTGCCGAGTTTCATCTGGGAAGACCTCCAAGCGGTGGTCGCCGACCTGAACGCACACGCCATTCCATTCGACGTCGAATGGCTGCGCGCCTTCTGGAAATGGCGTTTCCCCAAGATCGGTTCGTTCGACCTTTCTTACCAAGACGAAGACGGCAAACCGCAGGCCGCTTCGGTCACATTCCGCCAAGCCCTGGAAGCATGGCCGCTGCTCGGAGAGTCACCCAATGCCGGCACCGTTTCCCGGACCGTCGACTCGAGCATGGACCGCATCGAAGTCGCGGTCTCCGACCCGGCCTTGATCGAAAAAGGCCTGCTGCTCGCCAACGGTTATCCGTGCGAGTTTCTCTCCGCCGGTGATACCACGGCCGCCGGAATTCGCTTCCGCGCGTTTCATCTTTATCCGTCTCTTCACCCTCACGTTCCGGTGCACGCCCCGCTGATTTTGGAGTGGGTCGATCGGGCGACCTTCACGGTGATCGCCGCCGCGCGCTGGCATGTATGGGACGCCGACGACAAATCCTACAAGAAGCGTCCGACCAGCGAAAAAGCCGCCGCCAAACGCTTCGCGTCCCGCTGGGAAGACTGGCCTCACACGGTCGGCGAAACCCGCTGGATTCGCGAAATCGATTTCCCGCCCGAAGGAAAACACACTCTCGATCTGCGCCGCTACCCCGCCCAGTCGCGCGGTTAA
- a CDS encoding shikimate kinase, with translation MRDPDPTGPQPNLYLVGFMGTGKTTIGRAVAYRLRYQLFDSDHEIENAQARPISEIFATDGEAAFRQMERKFIETGHPAGQSVVACGGGLVVQPGMLDLLKSKGVVVCLHASWETILRRTSTNKNRPLLDVEDPMARIQTLYKEREPIYKRADVVILTDHRPTSDIISHVMRVYRREARDWAHAHGA, from the coding sequence ATGCGAGACCCCGATCCCACAGGACCTCAACCCAATCTCTACCTCGTCGGCTTCATGGGCACGGGCAAGACGACCATCGGGCGCGCGGTGGCATATCGACTGCGGTATCAACTTTTCGACAGCGACCACGAAATCGAGAACGCCCAAGCCCGGCCGATATCGGAAATCTTTGCGACCGACGGCGAGGCGGCCTTTCGGCAAATGGAACGGAAGTTTATCGAGACCGGACATCCGGCCGGTCAGAGCGTGGTGGCGTGCGGGGGCGGACTCGTCGTGCAGCCGGGCATGTTGGATTTGCTCAAATCCAAAGGGGTCGTCGTCTGTTTGCACGCCTCGTGGGAGACAATTCTCCGGCGGACCTCGACGAACAAGAATCGTCCCTTGCTCGATGTCGAAGACCCGATGGCGCGGATTCAGACGCTCTACAAGGAACGCGAGCCGATCTACAAACGAGCTGATGTGGTGATTTTGACCGACCATCGACCCACCAGTGACATCATTTCGCACGTGATGCGGGTCTACCGCCGCGAGGCGAGGGACTGGGCCCACGCTCATGGGGCTTGA